The region GAGAGTAGAAGTGGACTTAATAAACCAGGGCAACCCATAGGATCTTTCTTTTTCTTAGGACCAACTGGAACCGGAAAAACAGAACTTGCAAAATCCATAGCAGAACTGTTGTTTAATGATGAAAAAGCGATGATTCGCTTTGATATGTCAGAGTTTAAAGAAGAACACTCAGCTGCACTTTTATATGGGGCACCTCCAGGGTATGTGGGATATGAAGAAGGAGGAATGTTGGTTAATAAAATAAGACAACAGCCTTATGCTGTGGTTTTATTTGATGAGATAGAAAAAGCTCATCAATCTGTTTTTGATGTATTCTTACAGATAATGGATGAGGGGAAGATTCATGATAAACTTGGAAAAGAAGGAGATTTTAGCAATGCCCTTATATTATTTACCTCAAATATTGGAAGTAAACAGATTATAGAGTCTTTTAATCAAGCAAAGATACCGTCTTCTAAAGAGCTTATGGAATTAATGACTGGAAGTTTTAGACCAGAATTTTTAGCTCGTATCACTGAGATTGTGCCTTTTGCACCAATTACTGAATTAATGGCTAGAGAGATATTCTCAATTCAATTAAAAGGACTTATTAAGGCTTTTGATAGGTTGAATATTGGTTTTGAAATTACCGATAATGCAAAAACTGAATTAGCCATTTTAGGATTTAACAGCCAATATGGAGCCAGACAGATCTCAGGGGTGATTCGTCAAGAGATAGCCAGACCGATTTCAAAGATGATTGTAAGAGAAAAATTATTACCAACACAAAAGGTTCTTGTTGATGTAAAGAACAAAAAGGTGGTTTTTCAAGTGATTTAATTCAAACCAAGTATGCAAAATACATTTTATAAATTTCCTTTCAATCCTGAACTAGCCATGAGTGAAGGGGCTAGTTTACCAACCTGTAGTTTAGCCGAGAGTATTGCTCAAAACGTGATGCTACTAGTTATTACTCGCAAAGGTGAAAATAGATTTAATCCTGATTATGGAAATGCTGTTTGGGACTTAGAGTTTGACAATGCAGTGACTTCAGTAGAGTGGGAGAGAGTCTTTGAGGAGAGTTTACTTGATCAAATCAAAAAGCATGAACCAAGAATTATCTTTCCCAAGATTCAAGTACACATGGAATATGTGGAACATAATTACGGAACTAAAGATTTTGTTGAGATAAGAAAAAAAGCCAAAATAGGTGTTAATGCTGTGCTTACTGATATAGGGGAACTTTTTACATTCTCAACCCATATCTATCTTAGCCCGATGTCGGTGGATTAAAAAAAAATATTGCTATGAAAAAGATATTAAATAATTATTCCAAAGAAGTAATCAAATCTAGAATTCTTCAAAATGCAGCTAAGCTTTGGGGGGTTAATAACCCTAATGCATTAGATCCTTTTGTGACATTACTAGTAGATGCCTTTAGTACGGAGATTTTTAAAGTAAACAATGATATAGAGGATATAAAAGCGGGTATCTTAGAAAAGATGGCGCGTTTATTAACCCCTAGTATATATACTTATCCAAGACCTTCTCATGCTATTGCAATTATAGAGGCAGAGGAGTCTAAAGAGATGCTTATTAACCATCAAGAATTCTTTACTAAAAAGCTCTTTACATCTAATGTAAAGTCAGCTTCAGATATTCAAATAGATATTCCCTTTACAGCTATTGATAACATAAATCTTTACAAGCTTAAGGTTAGTTGTATGTTAATTGGAGATACTATTTGGCAGTACGATAGATTCTACAACAGTGTACCACAGGTAAAACTAAGTAAGTCCATCAGGCATAATACTATGTTTTTAGCTATTGATTTTAGTGAATATGATTTAGAGCATACCCCTGAGCATTTAAGTCTTTATTGTGATAATCCTACTTATGAGAATTTAGAGTTTGTATATAAACTACTTCCTTTTTCTTTAATGAGTATAAAAGGAGATCTGCTAAAAGTAACAGAGGGGCTAACTTATCCTGATAAAGAGATTAAAAAGGGGTATGAAGATATCTTTGATAGTTATTCTATTGAACATAGAATCGAGGAAAATATCAAGAATATCTATTCTAGTAAGTTTATTGAACTAAGAGGCTTTAAGGATAAAATTGCTGATTTAGACCTTGGTGTTTTACCAAGTGAACTTGAGTTTTTAAAACAACAACCTCAGGCTAAACAGGTTTTAGAAAACAATAATCTTCTTTGGATTCAAATTGATTTTCCAGCTCAGTATTCTAAAGAAATTTTAGAAGGTTTCACTTTTCATTTAAATGCTTTTCCAGTATTAAATAGAGGATGGAAACAAAATAAATCTAGTTTAGATATCATGGGAAATAATATTCCATTAATCACTAGCCTTGGAGAGGAATTCTTGTATACAAGTAAAGTAGTGGATAGCCATGCCAGAGAATATAATGAGATACCTTTTTCTGAAAACAATAGTTTAAAACAAGGATTGTATACTGTTAGAAAAGGTGGAATGGAGCGTTTTAGTCAGCGCAATGCCATTGATCTTATAACCAATGTAATTGAGTTAACAAGGGATGAAGTATCTGCTTTTGGTATTGTTGAGAGAGATAAGGTAATGGAGGCATTAAAAAACATGATTTTCCAAATGAGAGCTTTAGATCAAAAAGTAAAATCTGTTGATGGTATAGTTCCAAGTGATGTGAATTATGTTATAGTAGAACCATTAACTAATACAGAATATCTAAATGCTACATATTGGATTACTCATTGTGCCCTTGCCAACAATATTAGAAAAGCCACTGAGCTTGTTCAACAAAACAAGGTCTATACCAATGTTAACAGACATATTCTACTTCTTAGCAATACTCAAGGAGGAGAACGTGAAAAAACCGGAACAGACGCTATTCAAGCTTATAAATATGCCTTAACTACAAGAGATAAGATTATTTCAAAAGAAGATATTAAAAACTATTGTAAAATGGTTTTAAAGCAACAGTGTAAAGAGGTTAATGTATCAAAGGGAACAATAGTTAGTGACAAGCCAAAAGAAGGATTTATTCGTACTGTAAATATTGAAATAGTTGTTAGTGATTATGAAGAATTAAGCAGTCAGTATTGGATTAGTTATGCCCATAGTTTGAAAAAACAAATTGTCAGTAGAGCAATTGATGGTATTGAGTATGTGGTGAGTTTTAAACCAGAGACATCTATTAAGGCTTAATGGTATGAAAGAATTTGATCAATTAAATATTAAAGACTACAATAATCTTGGTACCGATTATAAGACAGAGGTTATTGCTTATAATCTTTGGAAGTATCACAACGAGGTAGACTATGTTTTTTTAAAAAAACTAGGTAGTAATAATAGGAGCTTTCACAAAGATTTAAAAGCGATAAAAGAAGAGTATATTGATTTAAATGAAAAGATAATTAGTGTTGAGAGTTATAGAGAAGGTATCTATGATTATATGCCCGAGGGAGTTTTTCATCCGCCATCACTTAAAACAAGAGGTCAGAATATAACTGAGGTTGTTGAGCAAATAAGATATGAAAAAAGGATTGAACAAAAAGCAAGAGAGTTTTTTCAACCCTTTGAATTAGAGATATATTTTAGTCATTTAAAGGCTTTAGATCTTAGTGATGGCTTTGATGTTATTGCCCATAGAGGTGAGTTTTTAAGTATGATCGAACAGCTTTGGCCTCTTTTAAAGTCTTTGGATTTAAGGAGTGCTAAAATTTTTGCTTGTCTTCTTCCATATTTTCATTCCGCTAGAGGAAAAAAAGCATGGATAGAGAAATGTCTGAGTTCTTTTTTAAACATACCAGTAAAGGTAAGTTTTACGCCCAATAAGATTTCAGAGTTAGATGAGCTGTCCTCAGAGTTGGTATTATCTGAGATAAGATTAGGGTTGTCTAGCGTGCTTACAGGGGATCATTTTGATGGAGAAAGAAATTGGACATTTTCATTTGGACCAATTAAATATCAGGACTTGCATTTGTATTTAAAGGGGAGTCCGCTAAGACAATTATTAGATGTTATATATGATTACTGCCTACCTGTTACTGTTACAGTAAATCAGGAGTTTATAACACATAGAAACGAAAATTCATTTAAGATAGAGAATAACAACAATAGTTTATTGGGATATTCAACCTATCTATGATTAAAAAAGAAATAGTTATGGATATAGAATTAGTAAAAGCCTTTTTTTTAAAGCATTTGCTTTTACCCACTATAATAATAGTGCTTGTTTTAATAGTAGTATTTCTTAAAAAGAAATTATCATTTATAAAACCTAAAGTTGTAATACTCTACACCCTTATTAGTGGGCTTGTATTGGCTCTACCTGGTTTTTTAGGATTCTCAGGCAATAGCTTTAATCCCTATTGGTATATAATGGCAAGTATTATCTATTTTTTATTGGGTATTTTTAATGTAAACCAACTTTTAAAAAGATTTCAAAATAAGGATGCAGCTAAATGGCTAGTGATCACTTTTGAGGTAGTAATAACTCTTATTTGTATGTTATTTGGAGCGTGGTTATTTGCGTATATTTTTGATTGGTTAAGTCCATTTAAAGGATATGCTTTTATCTCGGCAACAAGCATAATAGTCTATATTATTCCTCTTCTTTTTTATTATACCTATGTTGAGTTTTTAAATATTCCTTTTAGTATTTATAAAACATGGACCTATGAAAAAAACAAACAGTCAGTTGATTTTGAAGGAATTGACTTTAATAAGTTAATGGTTATCAATATAGAACTTACAAAGAATATTACCGATGGAAATAGGTTTAGAATTAAAGCAAAAACCCTTTCCTCAGGTGTAAGTTTTGGAGATTGGTTTCACAAGGTTTTAGACGATTATAATTATAAGAATGGTACTTCTATGATTGAGCTATACAATTTAAACAGGGAATCTTATTCATGGGTATTTTATGTAAAAAAATCCATATTTCATTTTAGAAGGTACATCGATTTTGACCTTGATATCACTGAAAATAATATAAAAGAAAATGATGTAATTGTTTGTAAAAGAGTTGCTGAATTCAAACAAGAAATATAATAATTGCTATGATAAATCCAATAAAACATAATGCTGTCAACTGGGTTGATGGTATGAAGATTTCGCAGAGACACTTTGATGCACACACCAATTTTACTCTTGATAGTTTAAGAGATGTGAGTTCTTTGTATATCAATAATTTCAATTACGGATTACTACCTATTTCTGATAAGGGACAGGATAAAGGAATTTTCGAGGTTTTTAATACCCTAACAGGAGATGTTCAACTTGTGATCAAGCAGTGTAGTGCTGTAACTCCAGCTGGTTTTAGAATTGAACTTTCGAATTTTTCAACTAATTTAAAGTCCTTAACACCGCAGGCATCTGATGAGTTACAAGAACAAAAGGAAGATTACTATTTAATTATATCGGTTAATCCTTTTGATAAAATTCCTCATGGAGATGTTGATTTAGAAGAGACTCCACCTAGGCATCCATATACAAAACCAAGTTATCACATTGAGCTAATGCCTGTGTCTTCTTTTGATTCTGGCGCTGCCACTAGTGGTGGAAATTATATTATAATAGGTAAGGCAACTGTTCAGGGAAGTAGCATTCAAGCAGACACAAGCTTTATTCCTCCTTGTACAAGTGTACTGAGTCATCCACTGCTTTTAAATTATTACAACACTGTGGCTAAGACAATGGCAACACTTCAACAGTATGCTATTAAAATTATTCAAAAAAATATAAATACTAGTCAAAACACAAAGCTTGCATTTAATGTAAAACTACTTTGTCAGGCGATGGTTAATCATATAGGTAATATTTATTTCCAGTTTAGAAATGTAGTGCCTCATATGGCTCCGATATACCTTATAGAATGCTTTTCTCAATTGGCAATTCATCTTTACAATACAACTCAATCTATTTCATCATTAGAATTAGAAGAGATGTTAAATTATGTAAGTGAATGGAGTGAGGTGGCTCCACATACTTTTTTAAATCAGTTATCTGCCGTAGCAGAGATTAATTATCAACATACTGATTGTGGAGCGCACTTAAAAGAAGTACAACTTCTTTTGGTTAGTCTAGAGAAGATATTTTTAAAATTAAGTGAACTTGATTATATCGGTCAACGCAAAGAAAATATCATTGTTAATGAACTTGATGTAACTCCAGTGGCTAAAACTAATCGCGGTTGGAGTGTACTGGATTAAAAATAAAAGAGCATGAGTTTTTATGATAAGTTAAAAAAGGCAGTTAAGTCTATTAGTCAGCCGGTGAGTTCAGTGATTGTCTCCAGAAATAATGCTTGGAATGAATTAAAACTCAAGACAACAAGAAATAAACAAGCAGATGTATCTGTTGATAAAATAAATAAAAAGGTTTCAGAAATAAAAATAGAAGAAAATAATATTAATCATTTAAATAAAAAGAAGAAAATGGCAGTGTTTAATTATGGTGTTGGCGGTAACGAAGTTAAAGTAGACGCTAACGAGGCAATCCAAGAGATTCAAGGAAACAAAAGTTTATTAGTGGCACAATTAACCACTGATGAGGCAATTAGCCCTGAGATTGTGATGGGATTAAAAACGGTAGAAGATGTGTTTAACTATTACTCACCAAGTATAGAAGTTGAGCATGAGACTCATGATGGTCAAACTGTAAAAGAAGAGTTTGCTTTTAAAAACTTAGGTGATTTTACTCCTAAAAATATGGTTGAAAACTCAGAATTTTTAAAAGGATTAAAGCTTGACGAGGAGCAGTACAATAAAATTGTTAGACAACTTAGAGTAAATAAAGTTCTTCGTAAAATGTTTGAAGATAATCAGGCTAAACAAGAGTTTGCAGATACTTTAAGAGCTATTGCAAAAGAATTAGAAAAATAATATAAAAAACTGAATAATGGCAAAGTTAAATCAAGATACACAGGCTACACAAGAGCAACAAAAGGTAGCAGGTAAACAACAAAAAAGTGTTGCTTTAGAAAAATTAGGAGGATTTGGATTTGTTGAGGCAGTTGTTGATGGAATGGCAAATATGAATCCTGATAGAAAAGCTCGTAAACAAATCTTCTTAACAGATTCAAGCAAGAAAGATGAACGTACCGATTTGCTTAAAAACATTAATCTTTGGTTAGAGCTTTTAGAGTCTTCTAAATCAGCAGATCAGCTGATTGATGTATGTAAACAAAAATCTGTTCAAGCTGTTAGTAGTTTAAAAAGTAATTTAAAAAACTCTTTAGATCAGTCTCGTGAGTTAGAAGTTTCTTATCGTACAATGGCTCAGTTCTATAAAAATACAGAACTAGACAAGGTTGATAATGTTCATGTTATCAATGCTACTATGGAACAGATCACAGATTTAGATAATCCAATATTTATAGATCATATCGCAGAGGAATTTAAACTTTACTATGACCGTTTAGATTTAAGAGATAACTATTCATTGTTGTCTATTCCAGGATATATGGGATCTAATAAAGTAGTTGATAAATGGGCCAAAATATGTAATGAGAATAAGGTTATGCTTGTAACGGATTTTGCCAATTTAGATAAACCAGATGATGTTGTTGATTTATTCCATTCAGCAAACTTAACAGGAGGAGAGGTGCACAAGAGTAATGTTATTATGACATGTAACTGGTTAGTTGGTCGTGGTAAAGCAGAAGAGGTAGGAGAGGAAGAAGATGTATTTATTGCCCCTTCTACTTCTTTAACTGGAAAGATTCACAAGACATTGATGTCTCAAGTGGCTGCAGGAAAAAAACACGGAGGAATTAACGAGGTTGATGCCGTTAAATTTGAGCTTAAAAAGAGTGAGATTTCTCAACTTGAGAAAATGGGACTTGTACCAATGGTAAATGAGTATGGTAAAATCATGGCATTCTCGGCTAAGACTTTATTTAGTGGAGATAACATTGGTCTTCAAACGTATTCTGT is a window of Myroides oncorhynchi DNA encoding:
- a CDS encoding DUF5458 family protein, producing the protein MAKLNQDTQATQEQQKVAGKQQKSVALEKLGGFGFVEAVVDGMANMNPDRKARKQIFLTDSSKKDERTDLLKNINLWLELLESSKSADQLIDVCKQKSVQAVSSLKSNLKNSLDQSRELEVSYRTMAQFYKNTELDKVDNVHVINATMEQITDLDNPIFIDHIAEEFKLYYDRLDLRDNYSLLSIPGYMGSNKVVDKWAKICNENKVMLVTDFANLDKPDDVVDLFHSANLTGGEVHKSNVIMTCNWLVGRGKAEEVGEEEDVFIAPSTSLTGKIHKTLMSQVAAGKKHGGINEVDAVKFELKKSEISQLEKMGLVPMVNEYGKIMAFSAKTLFSGDNIGLQTYSVVRVFDYVTKVLLDFLNRRAFENWNAKNEDDLRRQIVMFLDGIKGADKLIEKFKIVRFEQDRNQKDRVWLDIRLTPYFPAKSFVIKLDGHKGDDGNDWEAEYVQE
- a CDS encoding type VI secretion system baseplate subunit TssF; the protein is MKKILNNYSKEVIKSRILQNAAKLWGVNNPNALDPFVTLLVDAFSTEIFKVNNDIEDIKAGILEKMARLLTPSIYTYPRPSHAIAIIEAEESKEMLINHQEFFTKKLFTSNVKSASDIQIDIPFTAIDNINLYKLKVSCMLIGDTIWQYDRFYNSVPQVKLSKSIRHNTMFLAIDFSEYDLEHTPEHLSLYCDNPTYENLEFVYKLLPFSLMSIKGDLLKVTEGLTYPDKEIKKGYEDIFDSYSIEHRIEENIKNIYSSKFIELRGFKDKIADLDLGVLPSELEFLKQQPQAKQVLENNNLLWIQIDFPAQYSKEILEGFTFHLNAFPVLNRGWKQNKSSLDIMGNNIPLITSLGEEFLYTSKVVDSHAREYNEIPFSENNSLKQGLYTVRKGGMERFSQRNAIDLITNVIELTRDEVSAFGIVERDKVMEALKNMIFQMRALDQKVKSVDGIVPSDVNYVIVEPLTNTEYLNATYWITHCALANNIRKATELVQQNKVYTNVNRHILLLSNTQGGEREKTGTDAIQAYKYALTTRDKIISKEDIKNYCKMVLKQQCKEVNVSKGTIVSDKPKEGFIRTVNIEIVVSDYEELSSQYWISYAHSLKKQIVSRAIDGIEYVVSFKPETSIKA
- a CDS encoding TssN family type VI secretion system protein, producing MDIELVKAFFLKHLLLPTIIIVLVLIVVFLKKKLSFIKPKVVILYTLISGLVLALPGFLGFSGNSFNPYWYIMASIIYFLLGIFNVNQLLKRFQNKDAAKWLVITFEVVITLICMLFGAWLFAYIFDWLSPFKGYAFISATSIIVYIIPLLFYYTYVEFLNIPFSIYKTWTYEKNKQSVDFEGIDFNKLMVINIELTKNITDGNRFRIKAKTLSSGVSFGDWFHKVLDDYNYKNGTSMIELYNLNRESYSWVFYVKKSIFHFRRYIDFDLDITENNIKENDVIVCKRVAEFKQEI
- a CDS encoding GPW/gp25 family protein is translated as MQNTFYKFPFNPELAMSEGASLPTCSLAESIAQNVMLLVITRKGENRFNPDYGNAVWDLEFDNAVTSVEWERVFEESLLDQIKKHEPRIIFPKIQVHMEYVEHNYGTKDFVEIRKKAKIGVNAVLTDIGELFTFSTHIYLSPMSVD